A portion of the Oncorhynchus nerka isolate Pitt River unplaced genomic scaffold, Oner_Uvic_2.0 unplaced_scaffold_1808, whole genome shotgun sequence genome contains these proteins:
- the LOC135567777 gene encoding T-cell differentiation antigen CD6-like, with amino-acid sequence MIVGSPDLQAQSVSPPAEYSVRLVDGTTSCSGTVEIFYEGEWLGLCNRWWDMMKEVKVVCRELDCGNPVAESGGPLIEDGRRGVRLLRCSGDESSIRWCDITGGPGFCYGGYYHHVTCSESVRLVDGAGLCSGRVEVKSNQSWASVCEADFDRQDAEVVCRDVGCGAPAALQGTENNTCLPGNAVGLTCSEPDDVRLVGGGSRCAGGVEWYDQESGGLWELDWDQEDSLCGLWMELVSALGDLEL; translated from the exons ATGATAGTAGGATCGCCAG atctccaggctcaaagcgtcagtccaccag CTGAATACTCAGTCAGACTGGTGGATGGGACCACTTCCTGTTCTGGGACAGTGGAAATCTTCTATGAAGGAGAGTGGTTGGGTCTATGCAATAGGTGGTGGGACATGATGAAAGAGGTTAAGGTTGTGTGTAGAGAGCTGGACTGTGGGAATCCTGTAGCTGAATCTGGAGGACCTCTGATTGAAGATGGAAGAAGAGGAGTCAGACTATTGAGATGTAGTGGAGATGAGTCTTCTATTAGATGGTGTGACATCACAGGAGGACCTGGTTTCTGTTATGGTGGATATTATCATCATGTGACCTGTTCAG AGTCTGTGCGGCTTGTGGATGGAGCTGGTCTCTGCTCTGGGAGAGTGGAGGTGAAGTCCAATCAGTCCTGGGCCTCAGTGTGTGAAGCTGACTTTGACCGGCAGGATGCAGAGGTAGTCTGTAGGGATGTTGGCTGTGGGGCTCCTGCAGCTCTACAGGGG ACAGAAAACAACACCTGCCTACCTGGTAATGCTGTTGGACTCACCTGCTCAG agcctgatgatgtgaggctggtgggaggaggcagtcgctgtgctggtggagtggagtggtacgACCAGGAGAGTGGAGGACTGTGGGAGTTGGACTGGGACCAGGAGGAT